A window of Cryptomeria japonica chromosome 3, Sugi_1.0, whole genome shotgun sequence contains these coding sequences:
- the LOC131030630 gene encoding uncharacterized protein LOC131030630 isoform X1, which translates to MPLFKRKPFPLARAPEDIKPNDLVFQIRFTKEIFKDYQEYLERINLYRQRVWVCRVTGKTNLTYEEALVSERCATEKVQQFPKDLIGLVLRNIQFSTLRLKELVPKISQSIKDVFLVGEEVTGRKADTLIPCKILKVIQEIDDSEGTFKYEVGWLDKNKQLTDASVESAETLVRKKPLVTQDVLKSFIRESTRCSTPPCWIVHDELAKKYRLPTDIPEDLKNKIVKQEKQHDPHSEGNKKSSEQNMENGENGSKKRKRKETEEGDEGSKAKKEKDKVEEQPKVEPIKYPIEDSLVQPGPDDPVFTERPLPATDFLMPMDCVGDLLMVWDFCVSFNKVLHLWPFSLEDFEKAIDYKEGDITLLAETHCALLRIVLKDSSAYEDLMQKKKMPKLSVQNWQDHLCAFFEVEEVGKYSNHLEEIRGGNYRGLSPHAKLGFLHELVDRAFPSDVIRGQLDEYIEERQALAATKREEEMEESRRKKEQLLLLKQQNAEGKEDPDGNVTQGNGENIKTMDALDSDVLKSASEQNGSASEQNGSTSGHKRSNSDNGVTKTSDANKTQIVSENHYENGDVNHSLMPTSRRAALQQKLDAKAAEEREKEMARLEEQKKMQEKRKAKAEIVKEQKLREQRALEMQKRQEHFEREIEKRFIRTNSLGKDKNYNRYWFFRREGRLFVESEDSSQWGYYSAKEELELLMGSLNPKGVREKALQRQLEKHCTNISNAMQRRLKEIAQRFALEEAAIRRSTRVRSQPKAAGVGFLSYVNKHRG; encoded by the exons ATGCCTCTCTTCAAGAGGAAGCCGTTTCCTCTTGCCAGGGCACCGGAAGATATTAAACCCAATGATTTGGTATTTCAGATACGATTTACCAAGGAAATTTTCAAGGACTATCA AGAATATTTGGAACGGATAAACCTTTATCGCCAGAGAGTATGGGTGTGCAGAGTTACTGGAAAGACAAATTTAACTTATGAAGAGGCTCTTGTCTCAGAACGTTGTGCGACAGAGAAGGTTCAACAGTTTCCAaaggatttgattggattagtttTGCGAAACATCCAGTTCA GCACATTGAGGTTAAAAGAGCTTGTTCCCAAAATATCCCAAAGCATCAAAGATGTCTTTTTGGTAGGTGAAGAAGTCACAGGTAGAAAAGCAGACACTTTAATCCCTTGCAAGATTCTGAAGGTGATCCAGGAGATTGATGATAGTGAGGGTACATTTAAGTATGAAGTTGGTTGGCTTGACAAAAATAAACAATTAACTGATGCATCTGTAGAAAGTGCTGAGACTTTGGTTCGAAAGAAGCCTCTTGTTACACAAGATGTCTTGAAGTCTTTTATCAGAGAATCAACAAGGTGCAGTACCCCACCTTGTTGGATTGTACATGACGAACTGGCAAAGAAGTACAGACTTCCCACTGATATCCCAGAGGATCTGAAGAATAAAATTGTTAAACAGGAGAAACAACATGATCCTCACAGTGAAGGAAATAAAAAAAGCTCT GAACAGAATATGGAAAATGGAGAGAATGGCAGCAAAAAGCGCAAAAGGAAAGAAACGGAAGAGGGAGATGAGGGATccaaagcaaagaaagaaaaagacaaag TTGAAGAGCAACCGAAAGTGGAACCTATTAAATATCCTATTGAAGATTCTTTGGTGCAGCCTGGTCCAGATGATCCAGTTTTTACAGAAAGGCCATTACCAGCTACGGATTTTCTCATGCCTATGGATTGTGTAGGGGATCTTCTAATGGTCTGGGACTTCTGCGTTTCCTTCAACAAAGTGCTTCATTTGTGGCCCTTCTCccttgaggattttgagaaggCCATTGATTACAAGGAAGGTGATATAACTCTCTTGGCAGAGACACATTGTGCTCTCCTCCGTATTGTGTTAAAAGACTCCAGTGCTTATGAGGATTTAATGCAGAAGAAGAAAATGCCTAAG TTGTCAGTACAAAACTGGCAGGACCATCTTTGTGCATTTTTTGAGGTAGAAGAAGTGGGAAAGTATTCAAACCATTTGGAAGAGATAAGGGGTGGTAATTACCGGGGATTAAGTCCACATGCAAAATTAGGCTTTTTGCATGAGTTGGTTGACCGAGCTTTTCCTTCTGATGTTATTAGAGGGCAACTAGATGAATATATTGAAGAACGACAGGCACTAGCAGCTACAAAAcgagaggaggagatggaggaatcTAGAAGGAAAAAAGAACAATTACTACTACTTAAACAACAAAATGCTGAGGGCAAAGAGGATCCAGATGGAAATGTTACACAAGGAAATGGTGAAAACATTAAGACCATGGATGCTTTAGATTCTGATGTGTTAAAATCTGCTTCTGAACAGAATGGTTCTGCGTCTGAGCAGAATGGATCCACTTCTGGACATAAGCGATCTAATTCTGACAATGGTGTAACTAAGACTTCAGATGCAAATAAAACTCAGATTGTATCAGAAAATCATTATGAAAATGG TGATGTAAACCATTCTCTTATGCCAACATCAAGACGAGCTGCATTACAGCAGAAGTTAGATGCAAAAGCTGctgaagaaagagaaaaagaaatggCAAGGCTTGAAGAGCAGAAGAAAAtgcaagagaaaagaaaggcaaaagCTGAGATAGTAAAGGAACAAAAGCTTCGAGAGCAAAGGGCATTGGAGATGCAGAAAAGG CAAGAGCATTTTGAACGAGAAATAGAAAAACGTTTTATTCGGACAAATTCATTAGGGAAGGATAAGAATTACAACAGATATTGGTTTTTTCGCCGCGAGGGTCGGCTCTTTGTTGAAAGTGAAGATTCTAGCCAATGGGGCTACTATAGTGCAAAGGAAGAG CTTGAGTTGCTTATGGGCTCCCTGAATCCTAAGGGTGTGAGAGAGAAAGCCTTACAAAGGCAGCTAGAGAAACATTGTACAAATATAAG TAATGCAATGCAGAGGAGATTAAAGGAAATTGCACAGAGGTTTGCATTGGAAGAAGCTGCTATACGAAGATCTACTCGAGTTCGCTCACAGCCCAAGGCAGCAGGAGTTGGATTCTTGAGTTATGTTAATAAACACAGAGGCTAG
- the LOC131030630 gene encoding uncharacterized protein LOC131030630 isoform X2, translating into MPLFKRKPFPLARAPEDIKPNDLVFQIRFTKEIFKDYQEYLERINLYRQRVWVCRVTGKTNLTYEEALVSERCATEKVQQFPKDLIGLVLRNIQFSTLRLKELVPKISQSIKDVFLVGEEVTGRKADTLIPCKILKVIQEIDDSEGTFKYEVGWLDKNKQLTDASVESAETLVRKKPLVTQDVLKSFIRESTRCSTPPCWIVHDELAKKYRLPTDIPEDLKNKIVKQEKQHDPHSEGNKKSSEQNMENGENGSKKRKRKETEEGDEGSKAKKEKDKVEEQPKVEPIKYPIEDSLVQPGPDDPVFTERPLPATDFLMPMDCVGDLLMVWDFCVSFNKVLHLWPFSLEDFEKAIDYKEGDITLLAETHCALLRIVLKDSSAYEDLMQKKKMPKLSVQNWQDHLCAFFEVEEVGKYSNHLEEIRGGNYRGLSPHAKLGFLHELVDRAFPSDVIRGQLDEYIEERQALAATKREEEMEESRRKKEQLLLLKQQNAEGKEDPDGNVTQGNGENIKTMDALDSDVLKSASEQNGSASEQNGSTSGHKRSNSDNGVTKTSDANKTQIVSENHYENGRAALQQKLDAKAAEEREKEMARLEEQKKMQEKRKAKAEIVKEQKLREQRALEMQKRQEHFEREIEKRFIRTNSLGKDKNYNRYWFFRREGRLFVESEDSSQWGYYSAKEELELLMGSLNPKGVREKALQRQLEKHCTNISNAMQRRLKEIAQRFALEEAAIRRSTRVRSQPKAAGVGFLSYVNKHRG; encoded by the exons ATGCCTCTCTTCAAGAGGAAGCCGTTTCCTCTTGCCAGGGCACCGGAAGATATTAAACCCAATGATTTGGTATTTCAGATACGATTTACCAAGGAAATTTTCAAGGACTATCA AGAATATTTGGAACGGATAAACCTTTATCGCCAGAGAGTATGGGTGTGCAGAGTTACTGGAAAGACAAATTTAACTTATGAAGAGGCTCTTGTCTCAGAACGTTGTGCGACAGAGAAGGTTCAACAGTTTCCAaaggatttgattggattagtttTGCGAAACATCCAGTTCA GCACATTGAGGTTAAAAGAGCTTGTTCCCAAAATATCCCAAAGCATCAAAGATGTCTTTTTGGTAGGTGAAGAAGTCACAGGTAGAAAAGCAGACACTTTAATCCCTTGCAAGATTCTGAAGGTGATCCAGGAGATTGATGATAGTGAGGGTACATTTAAGTATGAAGTTGGTTGGCTTGACAAAAATAAACAATTAACTGATGCATCTGTAGAAAGTGCTGAGACTTTGGTTCGAAAGAAGCCTCTTGTTACACAAGATGTCTTGAAGTCTTTTATCAGAGAATCAACAAGGTGCAGTACCCCACCTTGTTGGATTGTACATGACGAACTGGCAAAGAAGTACAGACTTCCCACTGATATCCCAGAGGATCTGAAGAATAAAATTGTTAAACAGGAGAAACAACATGATCCTCACAGTGAAGGAAATAAAAAAAGCTCT GAACAGAATATGGAAAATGGAGAGAATGGCAGCAAAAAGCGCAAAAGGAAAGAAACGGAAGAGGGAGATGAGGGATccaaagcaaagaaagaaaaagacaaag TTGAAGAGCAACCGAAAGTGGAACCTATTAAATATCCTATTGAAGATTCTTTGGTGCAGCCTGGTCCAGATGATCCAGTTTTTACAGAAAGGCCATTACCAGCTACGGATTTTCTCATGCCTATGGATTGTGTAGGGGATCTTCTAATGGTCTGGGACTTCTGCGTTTCCTTCAACAAAGTGCTTCATTTGTGGCCCTTCTCccttgaggattttgagaaggCCATTGATTACAAGGAAGGTGATATAACTCTCTTGGCAGAGACACATTGTGCTCTCCTCCGTATTGTGTTAAAAGACTCCAGTGCTTATGAGGATTTAATGCAGAAGAAGAAAATGCCTAAG TTGTCAGTACAAAACTGGCAGGACCATCTTTGTGCATTTTTTGAGGTAGAAGAAGTGGGAAAGTATTCAAACCATTTGGAAGAGATAAGGGGTGGTAATTACCGGGGATTAAGTCCACATGCAAAATTAGGCTTTTTGCATGAGTTGGTTGACCGAGCTTTTCCTTCTGATGTTATTAGAGGGCAACTAGATGAATATATTGAAGAACGACAGGCACTAGCAGCTACAAAAcgagaggaggagatggaggaatcTAGAAGGAAAAAAGAACAATTACTACTACTTAAACAACAAAATGCTGAGGGCAAAGAGGATCCAGATGGAAATGTTACACAAGGAAATGGTGAAAACATTAAGACCATGGATGCTTTAGATTCTGATGTGTTAAAATCTGCTTCTGAACAGAATGGTTCTGCGTCTGAGCAGAATGGATCCACTTCTGGACATAAGCGATCTAATTCTGACAATGGTGTAACTAAGACTTCAGATGCAAATAAAACTCAGATTGTATCAGAAAATCATTATGAAAATGG ACGAGCTGCATTACAGCAGAAGTTAGATGCAAAAGCTGctgaagaaagagaaaaagaaatggCAAGGCTTGAAGAGCAGAAGAAAAtgcaagagaaaagaaaggcaaaagCTGAGATAGTAAAGGAACAAAAGCTTCGAGAGCAAAGGGCATTGGAGATGCAGAAAAGG CAAGAGCATTTTGAACGAGAAATAGAAAAACGTTTTATTCGGACAAATTCATTAGGGAAGGATAAGAATTACAACAGATATTGGTTTTTTCGCCGCGAGGGTCGGCTCTTTGTTGAAAGTGAAGATTCTAGCCAATGGGGCTACTATAGTGCAAAGGAAGAG CTTGAGTTGCTTATGGGCTCCCTGAATCCTAAGGGTGTGAGAGAGAAAGCCTTACAAAGGCAGCTAGAGAAACATTGTACAAATATAAG TAATGCAATGCAGAGGAGATTAAAGGAAATTGCACAGAGGTTTGCATTGGAAGAAGCTGCTATACGAAGATCTACTCGAGTTCGCTCACAGCCCAAGGCAGCAGGAGTTGGATTCTTGAGTTATGTTAATAAACACAGAGGCTAG